The following are from one region of the Rhodopirellula sp. P2 genome:
- a CDS encoding NUDIX hydrolase: MKKKPSAATVKKTAKKSASRKSAKKSSRKSTRTSHPAAHQASGNGVKKSASKKVKKSVKKKAAKKSAVKSVRKQNPKPTRRSQEPIEQAFRYCPSCQTPSEHLGAIPFRCGECGFAFFFGPVAAVGGLIVNEAQQLLLVRRARDPGKGQWGLPGGFVDRGESIEEALRREVIEETQLEVTELTLLTTGPNTYTYAGVTADVIDLFFVCKVPTDAKIQLEPTELTEFKWCVPSKRELNNMAFPSNRIAVEQWLRERKQASK, from the coding sequence ATGAAGAAGAAACCGAGCGCGGCAACTGTCAAAAAAACAGCCAAGAAGTCTGCTTCACGGAAATCGGCGAAGAAGTCCTCTCGCAAATCAACTCGCACGTCACATCCTGCCGCCCACCAGGCGAGTGGCAACGGCGTGAAAAAATCCGCCAGCAAGAAGGTGAAGAAGTCGGTCAAGAAGAAGGCCGCGAAAAAGTCCGCTGTCAAAAGCGTTCGCAAGCAAAACCCCAAGCCCACCAGGCGTTCGCAAGAACCGATCGAACAGGCGTTCCGCTATTGCCCCTCGTGCCAAACACCGAGTGAGCATCTCGGAGCCATTCCGTTTCGCTGCGGTGAATGTGGATTTGCGTTTTTCTTTGGCCCCGTTGCTGCCGTCGGCGGATTGATCGTCAACGAAGCTCAACAATTGCTGCTTGTCCGTCGTGCCCGCGACCCCGGCAAAGGCCAATGGGGATTGCCTGGTGGCTTTGTGGATCGCGGCGAGTCGATCGAGGAAGCTCTGCGCCGTGAAGTCATCGAAGAGACTCAGTTGGAAGTGACCGAGTTGACGCTGTTGACGACTGGCCCCAACACTTACACCTACGCCGGCGTGACCGCTGACGTGATCGATTTGTTCTTTGTCTGCAAAGTTCCCACGGACGCGAAGATCCAATTGGAACCGACGGAATTGACTGAATTCAAATGGTGCGTGCCGAGCAAACGAGAACTCAACAACATGGCATTCCCATCCAACCGAATCGCGGTTGAACAATGGCTTCGAGAAAGAAAACAGGCCTCCAAATGA
- a CDS encoding transcriptional regulator produces the protein MKRVSLPVVSAQHYRGAVEGELWELRPAAVAGSFSARSQPTDDSPEAITKLAVSMLQTPADFPTVFEAIVPGDHVALAVDPNVPRISDVLRGVLALLGQANAGKVSVVLWNEADEALVTRLQQELDAVQANQATLKPMKVEVVRHEPHRRENLRYIVADENAEAVYLAKDLVDADFTLPILSARSRDAINNIDPTGIFPLFADAATQHRYQIGSTTEPSEAAWLLGVQVMMLVSADAAGELGRLIAGTPDALRHELANLYASGETADQESWDRDESAVTSDAISETVPTAEMVVAALDGDENSQTWANLARAAIAAGRHVTPGGTIVIWSQVSTPPGPVWLRELGQSPIGIESDPDESDASQDNDEQEEEEEDSDKVDLEPDNPAKLDQDTAFKSWDAETPLARQWNQLIADGHVLLHCQLDDDVVESLGMGVIHSIEELRTLGARLSGAGVLRAAHYHTESIVAFSMTDEEVEP, from the coding sequence ATGAAACGTGTTTCGTTGCCAGTCGTCTCAGCCCAGCACTACCGTGGGGCAGTCGAGGGTGAATTGTGGGAGTTGAGGCCTGCCGCGGTGGCGGGTTCGTTCTCCGCTCGTTCGCAACCCACCGATGATTCGCCGGAGGCGATCACGAAGCTCGCCGTGAGCATGTTGCAAACGCCGGCGGACTTCCCGACCGTGTTTGAGGCCATTGTTCCCGGCGACCATGTGGCATTGGCGGTTGACCCCAACGTCCCGCGAATTTCGGATGTTTTGCGTGGCGTGCTTGCCTTGCTCGGGCAAGCCAATGCGGGCAAGGTCAGCGTGGTGCTCTGGAACGAGGCCGACGAAGCCTTGGTGACTCGATTGCAGCAGGAATTGGACGCGGTCCAGGCCAACCAAGCCACCCTCAAACCGATGAAGGTGGAAGTGGTCCGCCACGAACCACATCGACGCGAAAATTTGCGTTACATCGTCGCGGACGAAAACGCCGAGGCCGTTTACTTGGCCAAGGATCTGGTCGACGCTGACTTCACGTTGCCGATTCTGTCCGCACGATCCCGTGACGCGATCAACAACATTGATCCGACAGGGATCTTCCCGCTGTTCGCGGATGCGGCGACGCAGCACCGCTACCAAATCGGATCCACCACGGAACCTTCGGAAGCGGCTTGGTTGCTGGGCGTGCAAGTCATGATGCTGGTTTCCGCCGACGCAGCCGGTGAGCTCGGTCGATTGATCGCCGGCACCCCCGATGCCTTGCGCCATGAGCTGGCCAACCTGTACGCCAGCGGCGAGACGGCCGACCAAGAGTCCTGGGATCGCGACGAATCCGCGGTCACTTCGGACGCCATCAGTGAGACCGTCCCGACCGCGGAAATGGTCGTTGCGGCTCTCGATGGAGACGAAAACTCGCAGACCTGGGCCAACCTGGCTCGCGCCGCAATCGCAGCCGGGCGTCACGTCACTCCGGGCGGGACGATTGTGATTTGGTCGCAAGTCAGCACGCCGCCCGGCCCGGTGTGGTTGCGAGAACTCGGGCAATCACCGATTGGCATCGAATCAGATCCGGACGAGAGCGACGCCTCCCAAGACAACGACGAGCAGGAGGAAGAGGAGGAAGACTCGGACAAGGTCGATTTGGAACCAGACAACCCGGCCAAGCTGGACCAGGACACGGCGTTCAAAAGTTGGGACGCGGAAACGCCCCTGGCTCGGCAATGGAATCAATTGATTGCCGATGGTCACGTGCTGCTGCACTGCCAACTCGACGACGACGTGGTTGAATCACTGGGGATGGGCGTCATCCACTCGATCGAAGAACTTCGAACCCTAGGGGCGCGTCTCAGCGGTGCGGGAGTGTTGCGTGCGGCGCACTATCACACCGAATCCATCGTCGCTTTCTCAATGACCGATGAGGAGGTTGAACCATGA